A single window of Zea mays cultivar B73 chromosome 10, Zm-B73-REFERENCE-NAM-5.0, whole genome shotgun sequence DNA harbors:
- the LOC100383187 gene encoding uncharacterized protein LOC100383187: MECNKDEAQRAKGIAKKKFEAGDLQGARKFALKAQTLFPALEGVDQMIATFDIYLASEGKVAGEKDWYSILSVPMNANDEKIKKQYRKLVLQFHPDKNKSVGAEGAFQMVQEAYTVLSDRTKRAVYDQKRNVRTFQQRTAQSGKASTVPGASNGFYNFAANAATASKRTVNKQTVGSATHAPSAPSTATRAPVAKPDTFWTSCNKCKMNYEYLRVYLNNHLRCPSCRQPFLAKEVQKPPAGNVVQDSNISGANQNTTTNRNLRWGPFSRAAGAASATASSAAAAQAANVVHQTYEKVRREREEAQAAATREEALRRKYNPLKRHASMSGNANLGPGDATSGKKTRTMTKDAEVGSSSTISSPGANFFRVPGVNISFSNNIGAYEFQGVDGGPNWKPRPLIRLSLVKTFSQMDLRGLLLEKTKTELKNKLTVIKSKTSQVASEKASKKIAVKENGGDNEALGPEDPTANKDSHDSEQIGSNTSTDAENEDDDPLSYNVPDPDFHDFDKNRTEECFQSDQIWATYDDEDGMPRYYAFIQKVLSLKPFKLRISYLTSRANSEFGPSNWVSSGFIKTCGDFRIGKYESCDIVNMFSHQMKWDKGPRGLIKIYPQKGDIWAVYRNWSSDWDEDTPDNVLHAYNVVEVLDAYDEVHGISIIPLVKVTGFRTVFQRHQDPNATMKIPKEEMFRFSHLVPFYRMSGEEAANVPKDSYELDPAAISKELLQGITEAVEPNGT, encoded by the coding sequence ATGGAATGCAACAAAGATGAGGCCCAAAGGGCGAAGGGTATTGCAAAGAAGAAGTTTGAAGCAGGGGACTTGCAGGGTGCCAGGAAATTCGCCCTCAAGGCTCAGACTCTCTTTCCTGCGCTTGAGGGCGTTGATCAAATGATCGCCACCTTTGATATCTATCTTGCTTCAGAAGGGAAGGTTGCTGGGGAGAAGGACTGGTACTCTATCCTTTCCGTTCCCATGAACGCAAACGATGAAAAGATCAAGAAACAGTACAGGAAGTTGGTTCTTCAGTTCCACCCTGATAAAAACAAGTCAGTGGGCGCTGAGGGTGCTTTCCAGATGGTTCAAGAGGCATACACGGTGCTATCCGATAGAACCAAGCGAGCTGTATATGACCAAAAGAGGAATGTGAGGACATTCCAACAGAGGACAGCACAATCAGGTAAAGCAAGCACGGTCCCTGGTGCATCCAATGGCTTCTATAATTTCGCAGCTAATGCTGCTACTGCCTCCAAGCGGACAGTAAACAAGCAAACAGTGGGATCAGCAACACATGCCCCATCTGCACCTTCAACTGCTACTCGTGCACCTGTGGCAAAGCCTGATACATTTTGGACCTCATGCAACAAATGCAAGATGAACTATGAGTACCTCAGGGTGTATTTgaataaccatcttcgctgccctaGTTGCCGTCAGCCATTCCTAGCAAAAGAAGTACAAAAGCCACCAGCAGGGAACGTGGTACAAGATTCAAACATCAGTGGTGCTAATCAAAACACAACCACTAATAGAAATTTGCGGTGGGGTCCATTTTCAAGGGCTGCTGGTGCAGCTAGTGCCACTGCAtcgtctgctgctgctgctcaaGCTGCTAATGTAGTTCATCAGACATATGAAAAAGttaggagggagagggaggaggcaCAAGCAGCGGCAACAAGGGAAGAGGCTCTTCGCCGGAAGTACAATCCTCTAAAGAGGCATGCAAGCATGTCAGGGAATGCTAATCTTGGACCAGGTGATGCAACATCTGGAAAGAAGACAAGGACTATGACTAAAGATGCTGAAGTTGGTTCTTCATCCACCATATCCAGTCCAGGAGCAAATTTTTTTAGAGTGCCTGGTGTGAATATATCCTTTTCCAACAACATTGGGGCCTATGAGTTTCAAGGCGTTGATGGTGGCCCCAATTGGAAACCCAGGCCTCTGATCCGCTTAAGTTTAGTCAAGACCTTCTCTCAGATGGATCTTAGGGGTCTTTTGCTGGAAAAAACGAAAACTGAGCTTAAAAACAAGCTAACAGTAATAAAAAGTAAAACATCCCAAGTTGCTAGTGAAAAAGCGAGCAAGAAAATTGCGGTCAAGGAAAATGGTGGGGATAATGAAGCTCTTGGACCAGAAGATCCTACAGCTAATAAAGATTCTCATGATTCAGAACAGATTGGTTCTAATACTAGCACAGATGCTGAAAATGAAGATGATGACCCCTTATCTTATAATGTTCCTGATCCAGATTTCCATGATTTTGACAAGAATCGCACTGAGGAATGTTTCCAAAGTGATCAAATTTGGGCTACATATGATGATGAAGATGGAATGCCTCGTTATTATGCATTTATTCAGAAAGTTCTTTCCTTGAAACCATTCAAGCTCAGAATAAGCTATCTCACATCAAGGGCAAATAGCGAATTTGGGCCTTCGAATTGGGTTTCTTCTGGCTTCATAAAGACTTGTGGTGATTTCAGGATTGGTAAATATGAAAGCTGTGATATAGTCAACATGTTCTCTCACCAGATGAAATGGGATAAAGGGCCGCGTGGGCTTATCAAAATTTATCCACAGAAAGGTGATATCTGGGCTGTTTATCGGAATTGGTCCTCTGACTGGGATGAAGATACTCCAGATAATGTGCTCCATGCCTACAATGTGGTTGAGGTACTGGATGCCTATGATGAAGTCCATGGCATCTCCATAATTCCCTTAGTCAAGGTTACTGGATTTCGAACAGTATTTCAGCGCCATCAGGATCCAAATGCTACCATGAAGATTCCTAAAGAAGAGATGTTTCGGTTTTCACACCTAGTGCCTTTTTACAGGATGTCAGGCGAAGAAGCTGCAAATGTCCCCAAAGATAGTTATGAGCTTGATCCAGCTGCTATTTCTAAAGAACTGCTTCAGGGGATCACGGAAGCAGTGGAGCCAAATGGAACCTAA